Part of the Streptococcus ilei genome is shown below.
GGGAAACCCCTGCTCTCTCCACTAACTCCGAAATGGTGATCTTTTTTAGGTCCTTTTTATCTAGCAATTGGAGCAATGAAATCTCCAGGGATTCCCGTGTAATGGCATTACTCTCTTGGTTGGAGCGTTTCAAATTTTCTAAGGATTTTTCTGATATCTTTCTTTCTGCCATAACACTTACTTTCTATCTGTATCATCCGAATGTATCTGCTTTCAGAGAAAGCAACTTCATGATATAATTGTAAAAAAAGACTAACTACTTGTCAATGTACAATTTTTTACATTTTGAGGTAATAAAAATGACATGGAAAATTATTGCAGATTCTGGCTGTGATTACCGTACTTATGAAAGCGCTGCACCAGATACAAGCTTTGTTTCAGTTCCCCTTACCATTCAGATTGGTGAGACCATCTATACAGACGACGATAATCTGGATACAGACAAAATGATGGAAGATATGTATGCAACAACTACTGCTTCCAAATCAGCTTGTCCCAGTCCTGATGACTATATGAGAGCCTTCGAGGGAGCTGACAATATTATCGTTGTTACCATCACTGGTACTTTGTCTGGTAGCCACAATAGTGCTCAAGTCGCTAAAAAACTTTATCAAGAAGAACATCCGACTACCAATATCCATGTGATTGATAGTTTATCAGCTGGAGGTGAAGTGGATCTACTCGTTCGCAAACTTCATCAATTAATCGCCCAGGACCTTGACTTTGATCAAGCGGTCGAAGTCATCACCAAATACCAAGAGAAAACCAAACTGATCTTTGTCCTTGCTAAGGTCGATAATTTGGTCAAAAATGGTCGTCTCAATAAAATTATCGGGACTGTTGTTGGCCTCTTAAATATCCGTATGGTCGGTCAAGCCAGCGATACCGGGACCCTTGAGCTTCTCCATAAAGCCCGTGGCCAAAAGAAAGCTATTTCCACTACTTTTGAAGAAATGCTCAAAGCTGGCTATAAAGGGGGACATATCACCATTGCTCACCGTCGCAACGAAAAATTCGTAGAACAACTCTCTGCCTTGGTCCATGAAAAATTCGCCAATGCGGATATCGAAGTCCTTCCGACCTCTGGTCTATGTAGCTTCTATGCTGAAGAAGGTGGCCTCTTAATCGGCTATGAAATCTAAATCAACATAAATTCAAAAGAGGCTGGGACAAAAGTCCTAGCCTCTCAATTGTCTTTGGATTGTCGAGCAAGACGCAGTGGTTGAGTGGGCTCTACTACGCCGATTTCATCAACTTTTACAGCCCTACTCAACTGTGCGGAGGTGGGACGACGAAATCGAATTCTAACGAATGACCGATTTCTGTCCCACTCTCTTTTTTATTCACCAATTTCTTGGTTAAATTTGTAGAAAGTATTCTTATAAATGAGATACGTCGCAAGAGCTCCAATACCCGCTATGAGAAGATAAATCACACTAGCAAGCAAGGTGGTGAAAGCTACAGCGGATAGATAGAAAGTAAAGCCTATCAGGACGAGCATAACGATAATAAAGACGAATATCAACAATCCTCTCAAGGCAGCATTTCCTCTATTACGGTTCATCAAATCCGTTACAGTCGACCAATTGGTCGTTAAGAGCTTGTAGTCTCGTCGAAAAGCGATCACACTCAAACTCAAACTGGTCAAAAACCAAATCAAAAGCATAGCTAGAAGAGAGAGGGGATGGACCCCAAAGTAGCTGGACACCCCTACTAATAGCACAATCGGCAAAGCAGACTGAACGGAAAAGAGAATCCAAAACTTCTTCAAACAATAGCGTTTAAAATCAATCGGAAGGGCACGAAGATAAGCGAAATTTTCCCGCTCCAAGGAGATTCCGATACTGGTCAAGCTTTCTACAGAGTTGAAAACTCCGATCATGAAAGCGATAAGAGACAAAGGAAGTAAATATTGGGGCGTGAGGTAGTTTTCAATTTGAAGGGAAGCTCGCGATGCCCCTAAAAACAAGCCAAAGGTAAAAAGATAAGGAAAGATCGCCATCATAAAGATGACCTGCGTCAGCAAGGTACCATCACTTAGAAGCCGTTTATGATAGGAAACGGTAAAGCGATGGAAGGCCTTTTGATCTCCTACCTTCATCTGGCTCACCCGCTCCTTGACTGCATGGCTGGAAGAGACCTCAAGGGCAGCATCATAGAAATGAGGCAAGACCTGACTTTTGACCAGCCAAAGGAGGACTGCTAGAACCAATATCCAAGCCAACATCCCAAGCAGAGCACCTGAATCCAAAGGATTCAAGATAAAGGTATGAAAGACCTCTATCGGAGGAAAAATACTCGGTTGAGTGACCAAATCACCAGCCACCGAGTGCTCTGACTGGAGCATATTGATATAGAGATAAGCTCCAATGGAGATAAGACTACTCAAGCCAATGATGACGTTAGACACCAAACTCGTGTGCTTCTTAAAGACAGCTGATTTGGTAATCAGGTGAGATAAGAACAAGGTGCCCAAGAAGAGGATAGAGAGGAGAATCATGGCACAAAGAAGGCCAAGAAAGAGCCCCACTAGGATATTTCCCCCTGCTTGGATAGGAAGAATGATAAAATAACTGACCATTGGAAGCAGGGCCATCAAGAGCACTAAAATGACTGAAATACTCTTTCCTGCAATGACTTCTGCATCCGAAAAAGCATAGGGACGGTAAAATTGCAAATCCTTGCTCTCGTAAAAGACATTGTAAAAACTCATCAAGCCCTGGGAAATCGTCAAGAGCCCAAAGAGCGTAATCATATTGACAAAAGGACCAGGGCTAGAGACGAAATCATTGGCACTCGAGAGAATCCCAAAAAGGAAAAGATAAAGGAGACCAATAAAAATATAGGTCCGAATGGACTGGGCGGAAACATTCACCTTCCTAGTCGGATTCTTTTCCTGCTTCTTACGAAATTTCGCTAATTGTGCGGGCTGAGTAGCATAGATGATGTTGACATCCACTAGGCGACGAACCATCTTAAGACGCATCTGGACTCACCTCTTCTCTTCGACCAGCCAGTCCAAGATAGATGGACTCTAGGCTTTGTTCTGGATGTTGCCCCTTCAGTTCCTCAATGGTCCCATAAAAGATGAGGTTCCCCTTCTTCAGGATGGCAATCTTATCACAGAGTTGCTCTGCCACTTCGAGGACATGGGTTGAGAAGATGACGGTATTCCCCTTATCAGCATGTTCCCGCATCATCTGTTTCAGGTCGTAGGAGGCTTGTGGATCCAAACCAGTCATCGGCTCATCTAGAACCCAGATGTCTGGATCAGATAGGAGAGCTCCGATAACAAAGACCTTCTGGCGCATCCCATGAGAGAAAGACTCAATGACCTCATATCGATGACTTGTAAAGTCAAAAAGGTTGAGCAAATGTTCCAAACGCTCATCACATTCCTGCTGGCTCATATCATAGGAAGTGGCAACCAACTCCCAAAATTCATTGGCTGTCAAACGTAGAAAGAGATCTGGCGAATCGGCTACGTAACCAATTTTCTTTTTGATTTCTAATCGATTGCTGTAGAGATCCTTCCCATCGACTAGAATGCTGCCTGTCGTCGGTGTGATGACACTGACCAAGCTCTTAATGGTCGTTGATTTTCCGGCACCATTATGGCCAATCAAGCCGACAATTTGCCCATCTTCAATGGTCAAATTCAAGTGGTTCAAAGCCAGATGCCCATCGTAATCTTTTGTGACTCCTTGAAATTCAATCATAGATTCTCCCTCTTCTATCCCACTTCCCTGATGAAGGAAAACGGTTTACTTGTTTTGCCAATATTTTATTCCATTTTTCCTCTTTTGTCAATGGAAAACTCAAGTATTAAAGTAATTCATCAAAGCGGTAGAGAAGGCCAAATAGATAACTAGGAATGATATCTAGGAGGTCCTCCGTAAAGACCCGCTCCCCTCTTTGGTGGAGTTCCTTGCCCCAAGGCCCTAAATTGACCGCAGGCACTTGAATCTGTGCAATGTTTGCAAGATCCAACTCGTAAACTTGAGAGGGGATAGCTAAACTATCCAATACGACTTGATAGCTTTCTAGCTCTCTCTCCAAGGCACAATAACTGGTGTCGCAAATGCCCATGAAGTACTCTTCCACCTTCAGTGACAAGCCCCTGCTTGCTAAATAGTAGCGATAATCATCTATTAGGTTATCAATTTTTAGACTGGTATTCGGTAAAGACCGACAATTCATAGAAGGGTAATAAGGTGGAGCAAAGCCAATAACCACCAGAGGATTTTTCTCACTCAAAAACTCTAAGAAACTTTGAATCTGCTGGATGGCAATGGTCTGATAGCTGACTCCTGATAAGAAATCTTGATAGGCTCTTTGCTCACACTGCTCTTGAAAGCTTAAAAATCCTTCCTTCTTTTGGCAACGATCCAGCAATTCTTGATAGCTGATGACTCTTGGCTGAGAGATCAGATGTTCTTGCCCTGCTTGGTCCTGAAGGGACAGGTATTTGACATAAAATTGATCAACCGCTTCCTGGCTCAACTCTTTGATGCGTTGCAACAATTCTTGAGGGGTCTTTTTCAGATGCAGAACGCTGAAATAGCCGGCAGCATGGAGGACAGTCGACACATCATATTGATCCTTTAAATCCCTCAGATAAGACCAAGAAGGAAGGGGAGACCGCTCACCCAGAGCATGATCAGATAAGTCTGGGTGAAGGTCCAATTTTGATGCAACTGCTATTAGGAGAGAGAGGGCATTGATTCCCTTTAGAGGCTCTTTCATATGAGACAAAACTCCTTGGGCAACAACGACTGGCATCAGCTTGCCAACCGTTCCGATATGCAGGACCTTCTCCTTGTCACTCCCTGCTTCAAAGGGCTCTGAATCCACTGCTAACACATAGTCCAAGTCAAACTCATCTTTTAACTGACAGAGTAGACCCAAGGCTCCTCTCATCCCACGTGAATAAGACTCCTCATCTCCCACAGATAGATAAAGCAAATTAACCTGACCCCCAGCTGGATCTGAGGCATAGGCTTCTAGGACTCCTAGCTGGAGCGCTAAGGCCGCCTTCATGTCACAAGAACCTCGTCCGAATTGCCATTGGCGAGAATTTAGATCCTCCTGCATTTCTGATCGAAAATCGAGGTCCTTTAAGGCTTGAACCAGTGCCTCCGAATCCAAAGCTATAGGTGCGAGGGGACCGTAATCTTCTAGATCTACCGTATCGTGGTGGTGAAAAAGAATCACTGTCTTTTTCTTTCCCTTATCAACTAAAGCCCAGTTGACACTCCGATGGAGATGGTCATTGGGAAGAGGGTAGCGACCAAAGTGATGGGGGTGAGTCTGGAAATATGGAATAGCCCCAATTCGTTGGTCTAAATAGTCTTCCATCTCCCTTTCTGTCTCTGTATTAGTAAAGCTAGGTATGGACATTGCCTCTTGAAAAATTGTGGCAATTTGTTCTTGGAAATCTTCTATGGATCTCAATGGGGGCCTCCTTCTGATGGGCTGGATCCCTTTGTTTTCTATCACTCTTTGGCGATAAGTCTGATATTATTGATCTTCTTTGCGACGGTAGACAGCTTTCCACAGGCTAGTCGCAAGGACGGTAAGCAAGCCATAAACTGTCCAGATATTTGCTGTTTCACCAGTTTCAGGTAAGCGTGTTTCCTCCTTCTCAGGCAAGCGAGCGACACTTCCCTCTCCTTGGCTTGTGCTTCCGCTGACGTGTGCTAATTGAGCCAATTCTTCTTTCTGTTCTTTACGGAAGTCCATTTGGTCTCGTCCGACTGGTGGTTGTTGTTCTTGATGACTAGCTTGATCAGAAACAGAGCCCTTACCGGCTTCTTCCACTACAGTAGGATTCTTCTTAGCGATTGGGAGAATACGATCTGCTAAGCTTGCATACTCGGTATCCTTTTCATTTGGCTGGTAACGAAGTAAGAGAGAACGGCTATCTTCAAGAATCGGAATTCTTGCTGAGATTGAATCTGTCTTAAACTTGACTTCGTATGGATCAGCATAATAAATGTAGTCCGGGTCAAAGGCATGAAGCGTCAAAACTAGGCGATGTCCTTTCTTAACTGTGTAGAGGTTCGGTTGTAAATACATCGTATAGTTGTGGTACTCATTTTCCTTTAGATCGATCGAGTGGCTAGAACTTGCTGAATCAAATCCAGAGCCAGGATTAGCCAAGTTGAGCCAGCCTCTTGAAATGACTACACTCTTAACCTTGTGCGTCTTATAACGTTTCAGAGGGAGACTGTCCAAATTGCTACCACTCCAGTAGCCGGTTTCATCCAGGGTCTCTTTTTCAAGGGTACGAGTACCGTAGCCATCCTTATCATAGGTGATTTCTTCTTTGACAACATCAAATTCTTCGTCAGAGACATCCATTAGGGTCGCGCTGACATGAGCATGGCTCTTATCTCCTTTTATGAAGCTAGCGCTAAAATTCACAGGAATATGACCTTTGATGGTGATATCTTGATCGACCGGTGCAGCATAAGAGGCACTGACAGCAGATGAATGGAAGGCCGCATCTTGGTTTCTGGTTGTCCAGTTCTCACCGGTGCCATAGAAATCGCTGGATACTGTCACATCTTCTCTCTTAGAATAAGCACGCGCAGTGATGCTATTGGTTGATTCCCACTTATCAAATTTGCGCCACTTAGACGGATCCAAGTTGTCCTGTGCTGTGACTTCTGGCAGATACTGAATTCCATTTCGAATTCCAAACAAATAATGACTGTACCATAGATTCATCAAATCATTGAAGGCTTGACCCGCAACATTCGTCCCAGACCAACGTGTCGATGGATAGACATGGTTTCCTTGGTGGAGCAAGACTTTTGGATCAATTCCTGCCTTCTTGAAGGCTTGAACCATTAATTCAAAATGTTTTGGCTTGACATTGTCATCATTGAGCCCTTGGATAATCAATGGTGCAGCTTTCAAATTTGCTGCGTTCAAGGTGTAGTCACGTTTGACATACTCTTCGTTGTAATTATGGCCATCCTTGTGTTGGAGCTCATTCAGCTTGGTAATATAGGCTGCATAGT
Proteins encoded:
- a CDS encoding DegV family protein, with protein sequence MTWKIIADSGCDYRTYESAAPDTSFVSVPLTIQIGETIYTDDDNLDTDKMMEDMYATTTASKSACPSPDDYMRAFEGADNIIVVTITGTLSGSHNSAQVAKKLYQEEHPTTNIHVIDSLSAGGEVDLLVRKLHQLIAQDLDFDQAVEVITKYQEKTKLIFVLAKVDNLVKNGRLNKIIGTVVGLLNIRMVGQASDTGTLELLHKARGQKKAISTTFEEMLKAGYKGGHITIAHRRNEKFVEQLSALVHEKFANADIEVLPTSGLCSFYAEEGGLLIGYEI
- a CDS encoding M20/M25/M40 family metallo-hydrolase, with protein sequence MSIPSFTNTETEREMEDYLDQRIGAIPYFQTHPHHFGRYPLPNDHLHRSVNWALVDKGKKKTVILFHHHDTVDLEDYGPLAPIALDSEALVQALKDLDFRSEMQEDLNSRQWQFGRGSCDMKAALALQLGVLEAYASDPAGGQVNLLYLSVGDEESYSRGMRGALGLLCQLKDEFDLDYVLAVDSEPFEAGSDKEKVLHIGTVGKLMPVVVAQGVLSHMKEPLKGINALSLLIAVASKLDLHPDLSDHALGERSPLPSWSYLRDLKDQYDVSTVLHAAGYFSVLHLKKTPQELLQRIKELSQEAVDQFYVKYLSLQDQAGQEHLISQPRVISYQELLDRCQKKEGFLSFQEQCEQRAYQDFLSGVSYQTIAIQQIQSFLEFLSEKNPLVVIGFAPPYYPSMNCRSLPNTSLKIDNLIDDYRYYLASRGLSLKVEEYFMGICDTSYCALERELESYQVVLDSLAIPSQVYELDLANIAQIQVPAVNLGPWGKELHQRGERVFTEDLLDIIPSYLFGLLYRFDELL
- a CDS encoding ABC transporter ATP-binding protein, which translates into the protein MIEFQGVTKDYDGHLALNHLNLTIEDGQIVGLIGHNGAGKSTTIKSLVSVITPTTGSILVDGKDLYSNRLEIKKKIGYVADSPDLFLRLTANEFWELVATSYDMSQQECDERLEHLLNLFDFTSHRYEVIESFSHGMRQKVFVIGALLSDPDIWVLDEPMTGLDPQASYDLKQMMREHADKGNTVIFSTHVLEVAEQLCDKIAILKKGNLIFYGTIEELKGQHPEQSLESIYLGLAGRREEVSPDAS